The Cryptococcus neoformans var. grubii H99 chromosome 10, complete sequence genome segment ACCAGCACAGACTAACACAACTGCTCGCATATGCCTATACTTGACGCCTTCTTTGTGCAATGCCTGCGGAGGGATCGCCGCAGTGCGCGCAGTCAAAAGCGAGAGCACCCTTCGCATCACATCGTCCTTCGCATTCATATCGGCAATGGGATGAGTAGCCATATCAAACAATAAAAAGTTGCGTTTCTCAGTCCGAAGGACCCCTTTGTCCACCAAGCCTTTGGCAAGACGTTCTCGGACCTGCTTGAGTTGATAGCCAATTTTCATGACATTCCAAGTTTCACCTGCCAAGGGCAAATAAGTTTATAACGCTTGAATCGTAAATATAGATGGCATACTCACCACTCATCAGATCGACCCAGGCTCCCGCGCCATACTTCTCACTCGACTTGATCATCTTCAGTGCTTCGTCCAAAATGGTCTCTCCCGTTTGTCGATCATCGATCACCTCAATCAACCTGTCGGATAAAGCTAATCGCCGACGCGCTGGGTCCCTGACCATTGCAATACGTCCGCGCAAAGCAAGTTCAATGAGGATACAACCTCGAAGAGCGTACGATATGTTGTCATTCCAAAATGATAGATAACCCTGCAACATGTAAGTCAGCATACATTCACAAATTATACATCTTTCAACTAGATCCTCCTATTCCTTCAGCCTGTCTGTTCCAGGTCCGTCCTTATTGTTTGGTCCACCAGCATACTGCCGAACTTCACAAACATGCAAAGCCACTTAGACTCACCGCCTTGTCTTTCAGTCCTAACAATAATACTTCCTCCATCAATGTTAACCTTGGAACCGTTTCCTTCTCGTTACCGTTTTCGAAATCTCTGGGGTCATATGCTATCTTTGCTCTGCCTTCATACGCGCCCGAAGCAGCGCTGTCGACCGACGAGCCCGGTCGGGGGATTGTCGACCCCGATGGGAAAGTGGGAGACTCAACCTGaccggaagaagatgctcCTACTGCTGGGGAAGCTCCTGTCCGTCTGCGTGTGAGACCTTGAGACATTGTTACTGAAACGGCTGGGCAATGAGGGACTGAGGTTAAAGGGCATGCTAAGTACGGTGGCTGCGTGCATCGATGGAGGACATGCCAGGCGCCCGATGAGAGGTGCGTCATATCACCGAAACACCGACGTGGCAAGCCATAGCTCATGGCGTCATCATTTTTGAGCTGACCCTTCAATCTTCGCCTGCAGCATGCTCCGGGCCGTCCTAATAATCACAAACGAACAAGAATCAATGCAGATCAGATTGTTTACATTGACAACGAAACAAAATGAGTAATTTGTGAGCTGTTGATCGCAGTTGTGGAATCGTGCTGACTATTACTAGGTATGCTACCGAAGTAAGGTCATATCCCCTCGCGTCGTTTGTGCAGCCTAACCATCAATAGCCTGCAACAAATGGCAAGGTCATCATAGATACGACCGCCGGTGAAATCGAGGTTTGTTTATCTTTACACAAAGTGTATAAACATAATGCTGACTGTTATCTATTATCTACAGGTTGAACTATGGGGTAAAGAATGTCCAAAAGCGGTTCGGAATTTCCTGGCGCTCACTATGGAAGGTACTTTGGACCGAACTTATAACTTTCCTTCTGCTGACAGAAACAGGTTATTACGATGGTGTGATCTTTCATCGTGTCGTTCCTGGGTTTATCATACAGTCTGGAGATCCTACTGGAACAGGCATGGGCGGCGAAAGTTTCTATGGAGAGCCTTTCCAAGATGAAATCCATGGACGGCTGAAGTTCAACCGGTAAGCTTCCACGGTACACAAGAAACTTAGCGTCTGATGTCTGGTGGCTAGCCGAGGATTATTGGGAATGGCAAACAATGGAAGTCGCAACTCCAATACTTCCCAATTCTTTATCACGCTTGATGCTGCACCTGAACTCACAAGCAAACATACTATGTTTGGAAAGGTTGTGGGGAACACCATCTTTAGTATGTCTCTTGTCTAATTCGTAACGGTTCAAACTGACCATAGTAGACGTGTTGAATATTGGGAACCTTGATACGGACAAAGAGGAGAAACCCCTTATGTATGTCCTGCTCACTGTTCTTTCAATGTTGCTGATTATTTCGTAGCCCACCAAAGATTCGACGAATTCACATCATTGAAAATCCTTTCGACGACATTGTACCCCGTATCAcagcagaagagaagaaggctcaGCAAAAGGCCAAGCTAGAAGCAAGAAAGGACATGGAGCAGCGAGAAAGGCGTGCGAAGGCTAAGAAGTGGGTCATCTGGATGTCATTTAGGGACACGGTTGATGAATATCATTGTAGAAATACTGGCTTATTGTCATTCGGAGACTCTGAGGAAATccctgaagaagaggtgactatcaagaagaagtcaaTGACCAGACAGGATTGTAAGTGGGGGATCCCATGACCATATGTACGCTAATGAATGCGATAACTGATGATTACACCCAGTGGTTGATCCCTCAGAACCCGAACACTCAAAATCCAAGACATCAAAGAGGACTGAGACTTTTGTCGATATCCCTCCCTCTTTGAAGGATTTGGGCAAATCgagagaagacgaagcaagggaggagaaaaaggtgCGTAACGAATTTCTACAGGAAATCGGCTGATCTTGTGATAAACAGGCTGTGGACCTGAAAAGCATTCGGGCGCAGCatgagagggagaaagctGGCGGCAGGTAGGTAGTTCCTGCTCGTGGCAAGGATATGGCTAACGATTGTCAGCGCTGCTCGTCAAGCTGAGATTAAGCGTATGGAAGAGGACCTCCGTCGTCTCAAAAAGCGTAATGGCTCTGTTTCGGACTCTGACTCTGGTTCGTCACCCCATGCGCGACGCAAAGGTCCTTCCTACCTTGAACAGGAACTGGCCAAATACGCAGCTAATCGAGGACGAGCGGCAATGAAGGTCGGAAACAAGAGAGGTAGAAgaaacgaagaagaggatatGCTCGCTGAGATGAGAAAGTTCAGCACGCGAGTCATGCAGGCTGGAGACGAACCAGAGGGAGAGCAGGCGGAAGGGATTGGGGAAGGCGAAgcgaaggaggagggcatGGGAATAGGAGCCGCAatggcggaagaggaaggaggtaTAGAAGTAGATTACGACGTTGGATGGCTGACGCATAAGCTCAAGTTCCAAgtggatgagaaggagttgacgaggagggcggAGGATGAATATGCGGTAAGTAATTGGCTAATTATGAGAGCAGGCCAGCTAATGCGGGAAATAAGGTTATTGACCCTCGTGCCAAAGCAAGGGATTTACAGGGGAAGCCTGATAAGAAAAAATGGAAGGGGAATCCCAACAGGCGGACCGCGAGAGACGTTGCGCGTAATGGATAGGGACCATGGAAGTGCCAATACATTTTACGATGATAGTATGAACAGCGAGCATTAATATGTAATAAATAATGgaacgatgatgagcaaaaAATCAGCAAAGCGGAGATGTCCGACGGTGGCGAGACATGTGGCTGTGATGGATCGTACCACTTCTTTGTGTGATGAGACGATTCTTTCCCGCTCCGTTTGTTTTCGGGTAGTCTTTGAAAACTGATTCGTATCCACTTTCTTTCTTGCTCCTgcattctttcttcttccttatTTACTTTATCCCCTGTGTACCTTCACACTCCAGTATATCTCCCCCATGGCCTCATTACAGGACAAGATGCCGACCTCACTGTACCAGTTCgaccaagaagaacaagacTCGAGCTTCGCGCCTTCTGATATTTCCCCGACAGACgctcttttccctcctgAACTCACTGCTATCTTCGTAGATAACCAGTTCCCCTTCGATAATTCCTCAGGTAACTTCGGAAGAAATTATCAACACCGAGGTTCCCTCTCTTCAAATGAGGATTCACTTCCTTTCCTGTCACCGACCAACCCACAGTCAATGTCGTCGACCTCCCCAcgtctttccctttctccatcGACAGGTGAACCTTCCTTTCATCTCGCATCACATTCTTCCTATGATCAATTGTCACACTCTCCGCATAGTCACAGTTCCGCCTCGCCTTCATCGAGTTCCGGAACGGATGATGTTCTTCTGGCTAGAAGTTTTGAAGGTGTGAGCGGTGGGGAGTTGGATATGTTCCTGCTTCCAGAGCCGATCAATGACTATCCTGTCAATTCAGATGGGTTTGGAGGACAGAAGCCCGGACAATCGCTGTTTTTGCCCGGTCGAACAGAAGGATTCAATGGAATGGGTGATGAGTGGATCCAAGACCTCTTTAAGGACCCTGTTCAGGAAAATGGCTTTGATAACATTAGCCAACAACCACAGCCACAGGCTGGTGGCCTTGATTTTGATCCGATACTAGCGGAGCTTCAACAACAGTCTCAGCAACAACCAatgcagcaacagcagcggCAAGTTGGGCAAACCATCCAGCCTCAGATGGTGAAACAAGAACCATTAATACAGCAAGACAGCTGGAGCCATGAGCAAAACATGGGCAACTCCCAACGCGGTAAGCATTATAATTTGATGTAATTTATCGTCAAAGAGAAGAC includes the following:
- a CDS encoding golgi phosphoprotein 3, translating into MSQGLTRRRTGASPAVGASSSGQVESPTFPSGSTIPRPGSSVDSAASGAYEGRAKIAYDPRDFENGNEKETVPRLTLMEEVLLLGLKDKAGYLSFWNDNISYALRGCILIELALRGRIAMVRDPARRRLALSDRLIEVIDDRQTGETILDEALKMIKSSEKYGAGAWVDLMSGETWNVMKIGYQLKQVRERLAKGLVDKGVLRTEKRNFLLFDMATHPIADMNAKDDVMRRVLSLLTARTAAIPPQALHKEGVKYRHMRAVVLVCAAYASSVLENALQRLSYDSREAAFARCDDILAEFCIWPFGQTTASSSGPVAIGSASARRREGGSGGAGKESVQELVREVRKEMASTTSGAGAGGGQEDQEELCFEVIATVLEIFGRMDSLL
- a CDS encoding peptidyl-prolyl isomerase CWC27: MSNLYATEPATNGKVIIDTTAGEIEVELWGKECPKAVRNFLALTMEGYYDGVIFHRVVPGFIIQSGDPTGTGMGGESFYGEPFQDEIHGRLKFNRRGLLGMANNGSRNSNTSQFFITLDAAPELTSKHTMFGKVVGNTIFNVLNIGNLDTDKEEKPLIPPKIRRIHIIENPFDDIVPRITAEEKKAQQKAKLEARKDMEQRERRAKAKKNTGLLSFGDSEEIPEEEVTIKKKSMTRQDLVDPSEPEHSKSKTSKRTETFVDIPPSLKDLGKSREDEAREEKKAVDLKSIRAQHEREKAGGSAARQAEIKRMEEDLRRLKKRNGSVSDSDSGSSPHARRKGPSYLEQELAKYAANRGRAAMKVGNKRGRRNEEEDMLAEMRKFSTRVMQAGDEPEGEQAEGIGEGEAKEEGMGIGAAMAEEEGGIEVDYDVGWLTHKLKFQVDEKELTRRAEDEYAVIDPRAKARDLQGKPDKKKWKGNPNRRTARDVARNG